Proteins encoded by one window of Mus musculus strain C57BL/6J chromosome 10, GRCm38.p6 C57BL/6J:
- the Olfr800 gene encoding olfactory receptor 800, producing the protein MRNHTITTFILLGLTDDPQLKTLIFIFLFLSYVLSMTGNLTIISLTFIDPHLKTAMYFFLQNFSFLEISFTTACIPRYLYNISTGDKTITYNNCAIQIFCVDLFGVTEFFLLAIMSYDRYVAICKPLHYSTIMSSRICTRLILCCWAAGLFVILPPLSLGLKLEFCDSNVIDHFVCDANPLLKISCTETWLIEQIVIVCAVFTFIMTLVCVSLSYIYIIRTILRFPSAQQRKKAFSTCSSHMIVVSITYGSCIFIYIKPSAKDSVTINKGVTILTTSIAPMLNPFIYTLRNKQVKQAFNDSVKRIVLFFQK; encoded by the coding sequence ATGAGAAACCACACCATAACAACATTCATCCTACTGGGACTGACGGATGACCCACAACTGAAAACTCTGATCttcatctttctgtttctcagCTACGTGCTGAGTATGACTGGGAACCTCACGATCATATCCCTTACCTTTATAGATCCACACCTAAAGACTGCTATGTactttttcctacaaaatttcTCCTTCCTAGAAATCTCATTTACAACTGCTTGCATTCCCAGATACTTATACAACATCTCAACAGGTGACAAGACAATTACATATAACAACTGTGCCATTCAAATATTTTGTGTTGATCTTTTTGGTGTGACAGAATTTTTTCTGCTGGCCATCATGTCCTATGACCGATATGTAGCCATCTGCAAACCCCTGCATTATAGCACCATCATGAGCAGCAGGATCTGTACAAGACTTATCCTCTGTTGCTGGGCAGCTGGCTTGTTTGTAATCCTGCCACCACTTAGCCTGGGCCTCAAGCTGGAATTCTGTGACTCTAATGTTATTGACCATTTTGTCTGTGATGCAAACCCCCTCCTAAAGATCTCATGTACAGAAACATGGCTCATAGAGCAGATAGTGATAGTTTGTGCAGTGTTTACATTTATCATGACCCTTGTGTGTGTAAGCCTTTCCTATATATACATAATCAGGACCATTCTAAGATTTCCTTCTGCACAGCAGAGGAAAAAGGCCTTTTCTACCTGCTCTTCCCACATGATTGTGGTTTCCATCACCTATGGCAGCTGCATCTTCATCTACATCAAACCATCAGCAAAGGACTCAGTGACTATCAACAAGGGTGTGACGATTCTCACCACTTCCATTGCTCCTATGTTGAACCCATTCATTTATACATTGAGGAACAAACAAGTCAAGCAGGCCTTCAATGACTCAGTTAAAAGAAttgtgctgttcttccagaagtag
- the Olfr802 gene encoding olfactory receptor 802, whose amino-acid sequence MSNHTETTEFILLGLSDDPKLQVVIFVFLFITYTLSITGNLTIITLTLLDSHLQTPMYFFLRNFSVLEVSFTTVTIPKFLGTIISGDKTISFNNCIAQLFFFILLGVTEFYLLAAMSYDRYVAICKPLHYLTIMSQKVCTMLVFASWLTSFLIIFPALMLLLQLDYCGSNIIDHYTCDYFPLLQLSCSDTKFLERMGFSCAVFTLMLTLVLIFLSYTYIIKTIVKIPSASQRSKAFSTCSSHMIVISISYGSCIFMYIKPSATDRASLTKGVAILNTSVAPMLNPFIYSLRNQQVKQAFMNMTRKIVFSTSK is encoded by the coding sequence ATGAGCAACCATACAGAAACTACAGAGTTCATTCTTCTGGGATTGTCAGATGACCCAAAGCTCCAGGTTGTGATCTTCGTCTTTCTCTTCATCACCTACACACTCAGCATCACAGGGAACCTGACCATCATCACTCTCACCTTGCTGGATTCTCACCTCCAGACTCCCATGTATTTCTTCCTCAGGAACTTCTCTGTTTTAGAAGTATCCTTCACAACCGTCACTATACCCAAGTTCTTAGGCACCATTATCTCAGGGGATAAAACCATTTCCTTCAACAACTGTATAGCACAGttattttttttcatccttttggGAGTCACTGAATTTTACCTTCTAGCTGCCATGTCCTATGACCGTTATGTTGCCATCTGCAAGCCCCTGCATTACCTGACTATCATGAGTCAGAAGGTCTGCACAATGCTGGTCTTCGCCTCCTGGCTGACTTCTTTCCTAATCATCTTCCCTGCACTGATGTTACTTCTACAGCTTGATTATTGTGGCTCCAATATCATTGATCACTATACCTGTGATTATTTCCCCTTGCTTCAACTTTCCTGTTCAGATACAAAGTTCCTGGAGAGGATGGGGTTTTCCTGTGCTGTTTTTACCCTAATGTTAACTTTGGTGTTAATATTTCTGTCCTATACATACATCATCAAGACGATTGTGAAGATTCCTTCTGCCAGTCAGAGGTCAAAGGCCTTTTCCACATGTTCTTCCCACATGATTGTCATCTCCATCTCTTATGGCAGCTGCATTTTTATGTACATTAAACCCTCAGCTACAGATAGAGCATCATTGACCAAGGGAGTTGCCATACTAAATACCTCAGTCGCCCCCATGCTAAACCCCTTCATTTATAGCCTGAGGAATCAGCAAGTCAAGCAAGCCTTTATGAACATGACAAGGAAGATAGTGTTTTCCACAAGTAAATGA
- the Olfr801 gene encoding olfactory receptor 801 gives MKNQSVEIIFILLGLTDDPQLQILIFLFLFFNYILSLMGNLVIILLTLLDPRLKTPMYFFLRNFSFLEIAFTTACIPRFLMSILTGDRTISYNACAAQFFFFSLLLVTEFYLLAAMSYDRYVAICRPLHYPIIMNNRMCHLLVLSCWVTGFLIILPPLVLGLKLDFCASKTIDHFLCDTSPLLQLSCTDTHFMELMAFVIALMTLVITLILVILSYTLIIKTILKFPSAQQRKKAFSTCSSHMVVVSITYGSCIFMYMKTSAKERVALNKGVSVLNTSVAPLLNPFIYTLRNQQVKDAFKQVLHRLYSHNSELRFRPK, from the coding sequence ATGAAGAACCAATCTGTAGAGATTATATTCATTTTACTTGGACTGACAGATGACCCTCAGCTACAAATTCtgattttcctgtttctgtttttcaattACATCTTGAGCCTGATGGGAAACTTAGTGATCATCCTTCTCACCCTGCTGGATCCTCGCCTCAAGACTCCAATGTACTTCTTCCTCCGGAATTTCTCCTTCTTAGAAATTgcattcacaactgcctgtattcCACGGTTCTTGATGAGCATTCTCACTGGAGACAGAACAATTTCCTACAATGCTTGTGCAGCTcagttcttcttcttttctctattACTAGTCACAGAGTTCTACCTCCTGGCTGCCATGTCCTATGACCGATATGTAGCCATCTGCAGACCACTGCACTACCCCATCATCATGAACAACAGAATGTGTCACCTACTGGTCCTCAGCTGCTGGGTGACTGGGTTCTTAATCATCTTACCCCCTTTAGTGTTGGGACTCAAACTGGATTTCTGTGCCTCTAAAACAATAGACCACTTCCTGTGTGACACTTCTCCTCTCCTGCAACTGTCTTGTACAGACACACATTTCATGGAATTGATGGCTTTTGTCATAGCTCTCATGACACTTGTCATCACCTTGATCTTAGTTATTCTTTCCTACACACTCATTATCAAAACCATCCTAAAGTTCCCTTCAGCTCAACAAAGGAAAAAGGCCTTTtccacctgctcctcacacatgGTTGTTGTCTCCATTACTTATGGGAGTTGTATCTTCATGTACATGAAAACATCAGCCAAGGAGAGGGTAGCTTTAAATAAAGGTGTCTCTGTACTCAACACCTCTGTGGCACCTTTGCTAAACCCTTTCATTTACACCCTAAGGAACCAGCAGGTAAAGGATGCTTTTAAGCAGGTGCTTCACCGACTGTATTCTCACAACAGTGAATTAAGATTTAGACCTAAATAG